One window of the Thamnophis elegans isolate rThaEle1 chromosome 6, rThaEle1.pri, whole genome shotgun sequence genome contains the following:
- the LOC116510289 gene encoding uncharacterized protein K02A2.6-like — protein MFRHHDITLLQAVEIARAAELSEQSTADLERLQLSTNPAPASQVHDIDYDDFTPCEVREQDNIDQVRAQPRRKPPALSTAAPQNARVPCLSCGGRHDRQTCQFKNAICRRCQRQGHLAQVCRASLPAPAFFQATERTKQQQRRQQPTKPARRGDDCHTVSEPQEVETFINQASSGNRKITANVHLAGQPCQMEVDSGSSRSLLSWDMFSYLCPTVSQNKLAPSRVLLRDYQGKLIPVLGSFPIPVRYGKFEGELPIIIVKNDLPALLGLDWFEALGLSIGGVHQVKTSTIEDVLQEFSDVFDGQLGCYKGTPISLSLDPQIAPIRLKARRVPFALRAKVDAELDKLLAQGVIEPVDHAPWETPIVLPVKPDGSVRICADYKSTINLALQANPYPVPVVQHLLHSLGQGCIFAKLDMAQAYQQLPVDDDAAAAQTIVTHRGAFRCRRLQFGVSVAPGIFQSLMERLLHGLPGVVPYFDDVLIAATSRSELIDVLRKVLCRFRGAGLKLKSSKCSFAVPRVEFLGFLIDAQGIHPTPSKIAAIKNGMPLTLACDASPFGVGAVLSHILPNGSEAPVAFYSRTLSSAERNYSQIDKEALAAVSGIKRFHDYLYGRHFTLVTDHKPLLGLLAGDKPTPSILSPRMTRWTEFLAAYSYTLLYRPGKQLGHADARGWPTDKVAEGFQPFKHRQAEISFHGGCLIWGDRVLIPTALRPLVLDLLHKDHPGIARMKALARSYVWWPLLDTEIAAHVGRCTTCQLSRPNPPAGPAREWEAPRGPWSRLHIDFAGPFHGQNFLVVVDAYSRWVELVLMGSTTAESTVRALRKMFATHGLPDVVVSDNGPQFTSTTFQEFLAEQGIRHAPIAPYHPASNGRA, from the exons atgttccgccaTCACGACATTACACTTCTCCAGGCAGTCGAGAtcgccagagcagctgagctctctgagcaatcaACAGCAGATTTGGAGAGGCTACAGCTGTCAACTAACCCGGCACCGGCCTCACAAGTGCATGACATTGACTATGATGATTTTACACCTTGTGAGGTCCGGGAGCAAGACAACATCGACCAAGTCCGTGCCCAACCACGGCGGAAGCCACCTGCTCTATCTACAGCCGCACCGCAAAACGCCAGGGTGCCTTGCCTTAGCTGCGgaggccgccacgaccgccaAACTTGCCAATTCAAAAACGCAATCTGCCGCCGTTGTCAGAGGCAGGGGCACCTCGCCCAAGTGTGCCGAGCCTCTTTGCcggcccctgccttcttccaagcTACTGAGAGAACCAAGCAGCAACAGCGCCGCCAGCAGCCCACGAAACCAGCTCGCAGAGGAGATGACTGCCACACTGTTTCCGAACCGCAGGAAGTGGAGACTTTCATCAATCAGGCCTCTTCAGGCAACCGCAAAATTacagccaatgtccacctggcaggtcagccttgccagatggaggtggactctggctcctcccgATCGTTATTGTCATGGGACATGTTCTCCTATCTCTGCCCTACAGTTTCCCAAAATAAGTTAGCCCCCTCCCGGGTACTCTTAAGGGATTACCAAGGAAAGTTGATCCCTGTTCTGGGATCCTTTCCTATTCCCGTTAGGTATGGCAAGTTTGAGGGAGAGCTGCCAATCATCATTGTTAAAAATGATTTGCCGGCTCTTCTTGGCCTTGACTGGTTTGAGGCACTTGGACTGTCCATTGGGGGGGTACACCAAGTAAAAACTTCAACAATTGAGGACGTCCTACAGGAGTTCTCTGATGTGTTTGATGGACAGCTTGGGTGTTATaagggaacccccatctcccttagcttagatcctcagattgctcctattaggctgaaagcccgcagggtgccttttgccttaagggccaaggttgacgccgaacttgacaaaTTGTTGGCGCAGGGTGTCATCGAGCCAGTCGATCATGCTCCATGGGAGACACCCATAGTTCTTCCGGTCAAgccggatggctcggtgagaatctgcgccgactacaagtcgacgatcaacttggcccttcaggcaaacccctatccagtccctgtagtgcaacacctgctccattccttggggcagggttgcatatttgccaaactggatatggcgcaagcctatcaacagctcccggtggatgacgatgcggcggctgcccagaccatcgtcacccatcgtggggcttttcgttgtcgccgcctacaattcggcgtatccgtggccccggggatcttccaaagtctcatggagcgcctgctccatggacttccgggggtagttccatatttcgatgacgttctgatcgctgctacgagccgctcagaactcatcgatgtATTGCGGAAGGTCCtctgtcgtttcaggggcgcgggattaaaattaaaaagcagcaaatgctcatttgctgtccctagggtagaattcttgggcttcttaatagatgcccaaggcattcaccctacaccctctaaaattgccgccattaagaac gggatgcctctgacgttggcgtgtgacgcctccccattcGGAGTAGGGGCTGTCCTGAGCCATATCCTCcctaatggctcagaagcccctgtggccttttattcccggacactctcctcggcggagcgcaattacagtcagatcgacaaggaggctctggctgcagtgtccgggattaagaggttccacgactacctctacggtcggcactttacccttgtcaccgaccataagccactccttgggcttttggcgggggacaagccgacCCCCTCCATCCTATCTCCCcgcatgactcgctggacggagttcctcgcagcgtattcttatacgctgctgtaccgtccgggcaaacagttAGGGCACgcagatgc AAGAGGATGGCCAacggacaaagtggcagagggcttccagccctttaaACATCGCCAGgcggagatctccttccacgggggatgtctcatctggggggatcgggtgctgatccccaCCGCACTCCggccactagttctggatctgctccacaaggaccacccgggcatagcacggatgaaggcattggcccgtagctatgtctggtggcccttgctggacacagagatagcggcccatgtaggccgctgcacgacctgtcaattatccaggcccaaccccccagccgggcctgctcgtgagtgggaggctccgagaggcccatggtctcgcctccacatcgatttcgccggtcctttccacggccagaatttcctggtagtggtggatgcctactctcggtgggtggagctagtcctcatgggctctaccacagccgagagtacggtcagggccctGCGGAaaatgttcgcaacccatgggttgccggacgtggtggtctcggacaatgggccccagttcacatccaccactttccaggagttcttggccgagcaagggatccggcatgcgcccatagccccgtatcacccggccagcaatggccgggca